Proteins co-encoded in one Arachis hypogaea cultivar Tifrunner chromosome 11, arahy.Tifrunner.gnm2.J5K5, whole genome shotgun sequence genomic window:
- the LOC112720795 gene encoding VAN3-binding protein: MDGGNLPPWKTTGSWWHHGLELEDVNENEEFNKVVLLSTIPAIPQPPTPLEPMEFLSRSWSLSASEISKALLDKQKRSFYDKNQHVFLDSAANFAPQLVVAGKMTTPSSNSRKMGSIGKWFHQKQNGGSGNNMNVRKKDKARLESCRVHSAVSIAGLASALAAVAAAQQNSNNRSSNSKLSLALASAMELVASHCVEMAEAAGADHGRLASAVKSAVDIQTHGDLITLTAAAATALRGEAALRARLPKETTRNASISPYDKGVAQSHSHWFAPFDHQMLEHHPPCVGELLQLTRKGALRWKHVTVYINKKSQVKIKIKSKHVGGAFSKKNKCVVYGVCDKQGAWPYRKEREALEECYIGLKTAQGLLEFKCKSKFHKMKWVDGIEALLRRSNSIEAIDTSLEILCINDSI, encoded by the exons atggatGGTGGTAACTTACCACCTTGGAAAACAACTGGTTCATGGTGGCATCATGGGCTAGAATTAGAGGATGTAAATGAAAATGAAGAGTTCAACAAAGTGGTTCTCCTATCAACGATACCTGCTATACCTCAGCCACCAACACCACTTGAACCCATGGAGTTCTTGTCAAGGTCATGGAGCCTCTCTGCTTCTGAGATTTCAAAGGCTCTTTTAGATAAACAGAAGCGAAGTTTCTATGACAAGAATCAACACGTGTTTCTTGATAGTGCTGCTAATTTCGCACCTCAACTTGTAGTA GCAGGAAAGATGACAACTCCTTCATCAAATAGCAGAAAAATGGGAAGCATTGGAAAATGGTTTCATCAGAAGCAGAACGGTGGAAGTGGTAACAACATGAATGTAAGGAAGAAAGACAAGGCGCGGCTCGAATCGTGTCGAGTCCATTCTGCTGTGTCTATTGCAGGGTTGGCTTCAGCCTTGGCTGCTGTGGCTGCAGCGCAACAGAACTCTAACAATCGCTCGTCTAATTCGAAGCTGAGCCTAGCCCTGGCTTCGGCCATGGAGCTCGTTGCGTCGCATTGCGTTGAAATGGCTGAAGCGGCTGGAGCTGATCATGGCCGTCTGGCTTCTGCTGTGAAGTCTGCTGTTGATATTCAAACCCATGGAGATCTCATCACACTAACTGCCGCTGCTGCAACAG CTTTGAGAGGAGAAGCAGCACTAAGGGCAAGATTACCAAAAGAAACAACGAGGAATGCATCAATAAGTCCTTATGATAAGGGAGTGGCACAATCTCATTCTCATTGGTTTGCACCTTTTGACCACCAAATGTTGGAACATCATCCACCGTGTGTGGGAGAATTGTTGCAACTCACACGAAAAG GCGCACTAAGATGGAAGCATGTCACTGTTTACATTAACAAGAAATCTCAG GTcaaaattaagatcaaaagcAAGCACGTGGGAGGAGCCTTCTCCAAAAAGAATAAAT GTGTGGTATATGGAGTGTGTGACAAACAGGGTGCATGGCCGTATAGAAAAGAAAGGGAAGCATTGGAAGAGTGTTATATTGGCCTCAAAACAGCACAAGGCCTTTTAGAGTTCAAGTGCAAGAGTAAATTCCACAAGATGAAATGGGTTGATGGGATTGAGGCTCTACTTCGTAGATCCAACTCTATTGAAGCAATAGATACTTCTCTGGAAATTTTATGTATCAATGACAGCATATGA